From a single Rickettsia endosymbiont of Cantharis rufa genomic region:
- a CDS encoding IS1 family transposase: protein MDEQWSYVQNKSKQRWLWYSLDKILLKVVAYTFGTRCDSTSESLLKKTGGF from the coding sequence ATAGATGAACAATGGTCTTATGTACAGAATAAATCCAAACAAAGATGGCTTTGGTATTCTTTGGATAAGATTTTGTTAAAAGTAGTTGCTTATACTTTTGGTACAAGATGTGATAGCACATCAGAATCATTACTGAAAAAAACCGGAGGATTTTAA
- a CDS encoding gamma carbonic anhydrase family protein, with protein sequence MLIIPYKGITPKIDKSAYIAEGSSLIGDVEIGCNSSIWFNSVLRGDVESIKIGSNTNVQDGTVVHTSRFNGPVEIGDNITIGHLSLIHACTIHNNAFIGMRTTIMDYAVIEEYAFIAAGSLIPPKKIIKSKELWMGSPAKFVRYLTDQDLEYMQDNVRNYVELANVYNILV encoded by the coding sequence ATGCTCATTATCCCTTATAAAGGAATTACACCAAAAATCGATAAAAGTGCATATATTGCCGAAGGCAGCTCTTTAATAGGAGACGTGGAAATAGGGTGTAACTCAAGTATTTGGTTCAACAGCGTTCTTAGAGGCGATGTTGAATCAATAAAAATAGGCAGTAATACTAATGTACAAGACGGCACGGTAGTTCATACTTCAAGATTTAACGGACCGGTAGAGATAGGCGATAATATAACTATCGGTCATCTTTCTCTTATTCATGCCTGCACAATACATAATAATGCCTTTATCGGTATGCGTACTACGATAATGGATTATGCAGTAATAGAAGAATATGCTTTTATTGCAGCAGGAAGCCTAATCCCACCAAAGAAAATAATTAAATCTAAAGAATTATGGATGGGATCACCTGCAAAATTTGTTAGATATTTAACCGATCAAGATTTAGAATATATGCAAGATAATGTAAGAAACTATGTAGAACTTGCGAATGTTTATAATATACTAGTTTAA
- a CDS encoding IS1-like element transposase, with protein MSINGSGVRDTVRVLKVGINTVIRVLKKSSVKKDKSFYQYDRSNYCS; from the coding sequence ATGTCAATCAATGGCTCTGGAGTTAGGGATACAGTAAGAGTATTAAAAGTGGGTATCAATACGGTTATCCGTGTTTTAAAAAAATCTAGCGTTAAAAAAGATAAATCATTCTATCAATACGATAGAAGTAATTATTGCTCCTGA
- a CDS encoding YebC/PmpR family DNA-binding transcriptional regulator, translating into MAGHSKFKNIQHRKGAQDKKRAKVFTKLIREIVTAAKTGSSNNPENNPRLRNALTAARSQNLPKERIDKAINSANDSSNTENYTEIRYEGYAPNGIAIIVEALTDNKNRTAAEVRSSFTKYGGSLGETGSVNYLFKHCGVIQYPSNIASSENILEAVIEVGVDDIISDEVLHTIYTDIENFSKVLEFLNDKYNIPEDSYIGWIPLNTIVIDDIEKAKKLLKLVEVLEESDDVQRVFGNYELSDDIYEIMIKGGQ; encoded by the coding sequence ATGGCCGGTCACTCAAAATTCAAAAATATTCAGCATCGTAAAGGTGCTCAGGATAAAAAAAGAGCAAAAGTTTTTACTAAATTAATTCGTGAAATAGTTACTGCAGCTAAAACCGGTTCTTCTAATAATCCTGAAAATAATCCACGTCTTAGAAATGCTTTAACTGCCGCACGTAGTCAAAATCTTCCCAAAGAAAGAATAGATAAAGCTATTAATAGTGCTAATGATTCTTCTAATACCGAAAATTATACAGAAATTAGATATGAAGGTTATGCACCGAATGGTATTGCTATAATAGTTGAAGCTTTAACAGATAATAAAAACCGTACTGCCGCCGAAGTACGCTCTAGTTTTACTAAATATGGTGGGAGTTTAGGCGAAACCGGCAGTGTTAATTATTTATTCAAGCATTGTGGAGTTATTCAATATCCTAGCAATATAGCATCGAGTGAAAATATCTTAGAAGCGGTTATAGAAGTAGGTGTAGATGATATTATATCTGATGAGGTACTCCATACAATCTATACAGATATTGAAAATTTTTCTAAAGTTCTAGAATTTTTAAACGACAAATACAACATACCTGAAGACTCTTATATAGGCTGGATTCCGTTAAATACAATAGTTATAGATGATATAGAAAAAGCTAAAAAATTACTAAAGCTTGTGGAAGTTTTGGAAGAAAGTGACGATGTGCAGAGAGTTTTCGGTAATTATGAGCTATCTGATGATATTTATGAAATAATGATAAAAGGAGGGCAGTGA
- a CDS encoding IS3 family transposase, with protein MPIRYAWIKENRGNFSISAMCKFMKVSRNGYYEWLNNLGCNRVKEGNELTNRIEIIFKEGRGNYGTRPIKKELSRQDITASRRRIARLIKEANLLCKTKRKFKAITDSNHNKQIAPNLLNREFTVYAANCYWVGDITYVPTGEGWLYLATVIDLFSRKIIGWSMSNNMRADLVNNALLMAIWQRKPAKGLIWHTDRGSQYCSDSHLKIIKQHGIKQSMGRKGNCLDNAVAESFFHTIKTELMYQYKFKTKEEAKYAIFEYIEVFYNRIRMYSANDYLSPVRYEEIQNCT; from the coding sequence ATCCCAATAAGGTACGCATGGATAAAGGAAAACAGAGGTAATTTTTCCATTTCTGCTATGTGTAAATTTATGAAAGTATCACGTAATGGTTATTATGAATGGTTAAATAATCTTGGATGTAATAGGGTTAAAGAAGGTAATGAATTAACAAACAGAATTGAAATTATCTTTAAAGAAGGTAGAGGTAATTATGGAACTAGACCTATTAAAAAGGAACTATCACGGCAAGATATAACTGCTAGTAGGAGACGCATTGCAAGACTAATAAAAGAAGCTAATTTGCTATGTAAAACTAAACGTAAATTTAAAGCCATTACTGACTCTAATCATAATAAGCAAATTGCTCCTAATTTATTAAATAGAGAGTTTACAGTTTATGCTGCTAATTGTTATTGGGTTGGAGACATAACCTATGTGCCAACTGGTGAAGGCTGGCTATATTTAGCAACTGTTATTGATCTATTTTCTAGAAAAATTATAGGATGGTCTATGAGTAATAACATGAGAGCTGATTTGGTTAATAATGCTTTATTAATGGCAATATGGCAACGTAAACCAGCAAAAGGGCTTATTTGGCATACTGATAGAGGTAGTCAATATTGTTCTGATAGTCATTTAAAAATTATAAAACAACATGGTATCAAACAGAGTATGGGTCGTAAAGGAAATTGCTTGGATAATGCTGTTGCTGAAAGTTTCTTTCATACTATAAAAACAGAATTAATGTATCAATATAAATTTAAAACTAAGGAGGAAGCAAAATATGCCATATTTGAATATATAGAGGTATTTTATAACCGTATCAGAATGTATTCTGCTAACGATTATTTATCACCAGTAAGATATGAAGAGATACAAAATTGCACTTAA
- the ykgO gene encoding type B 50S ribosomal protein L36, producing MKVVSSLKSLKKRDKDCQIVKRRGKIFVINKKNKRFKAKQG from the coding sequence ATGAAAGTTGTTAGTTCATTAAAATCACTAAAAAAACGTGATAAAGATTGTCAAATCGTTAAAAGAAGAGGTAAAATTTTTGTAATAAATAAAAAGAACAAAAGATTTAAAGCAAAACAAGGTTAA
- the hpf gene encoding ribosome hibernation-promoting factor, HPF/YfiA family, producing the protein MSISVSGQHISIGNNLQEYSKERATQVVKKYFTDIINIDIHFSKEGINFKCDIIVKYGSGKHSIIKSNDSCNDIYVAFDKAMSKLEKQLRKYKSKFKNHHAGKVKISEIAYEGTKYIISSQPDSETSNSEDNDNPAIIAEKPVEILKLSVKEAVMKMDLENLPAVVFKNINNDRVNIVYYRKDGNISWVDYN; encoded by the coding sequence ATGAGTATTTCAGTTTCAGGTCAACATATTTCTATCGGTAATAATTTACAAGAATATTCAAAGGAGAGAGCTACACAAGTCGTAAAAAAATATTTTACCGATATAATAAATATAGATATACATTTCTCAAAAGAGGGAATTAATTTTAAGTGTGATATTATAGTAAAATATGGTTCAGGTAAACATAGTATTATCAAAAGTAATGATAGTTGCAATGATATATATGTAGCTTTTGATAAAGCTATGTCAAAACTTGAAAAACAACTTAGAAAATATAAATCAAAATTCAAAAATCATCACGCAGGTAAAGTAAAAATATCCGAAATTGCTTACGAAGGTACTAAATATATTATTAGTTCGCAACCTGATAGTGAAACCTCTAACTCCGAAGATAATGATAATCCGGCAATTATTGCTGAAAAGCCTGTAGAAATATTAAAATTATCGGTAAAAGAAGCGGTAATGAAAATGGATTTAGAAAATTTGCCAGCAGTAGTATTTAAAAATATTAATAATGATCGTGTAAATATAGTTTATTATCGTAAAGACGGTAATATTTCTTGGGTAGATTATAATTAA
- the folD gene encoding bifunctional methylenetetrahydrofolate dehydrogenase/methenyltetrahydrofolate cyclohydrolase FolD: MNNIIDGKALANEILADLKLEIGELKNKTKTSPKLAIVLVGDNLASVIYVRNKIKNAHTIGIDTLLVNLSTTIHTDNLILKINELNLDNEISGIIIQLPLPSSIDKNKILSAVSPSKDIDGFHPLNVGYLHSGISQGFIPCTALGCLAVIKKYEPNLGGKNAVIIGRSNIVGKPLSALLLQENCSVTICHSKTQNLSSITSKADIVVAAIGSPLKLTLEYFNSEAIVIDVGITRIVNNKIVGDVDFENVKSKVKYITPVPGGIGPMTIAFLLKNTVKAFKDSLYTTINEK; this comes from the coding sequence GTGAATAATATAATTGATGGTAAAGCATTAGCGAATGAGATATTAGCAGATTTAAAGCTAGAAATTGGGGAGCTTAAAAATAAAACCAAAACTTCACCAAAGCTTGCTATAGTACTAGTAGGCGATAATCTGGCAAGCGTTATTTATGTAAGAAATAAAATAAAAAATGCACATACAATAGGAATAGATACTTTATTAGTAAATCTATCTACTACTATTCATACTGATAATTTAATATTGAAAATCAACGAGTTGAATCTTGATAACGAGATTTCAGGAATCATAATTCAACTGCCTTTACCAAGTTCTATAGATAAAAATAAAATTTTATCGGCAGTATCACCCTCTAAAGATATAGATGGTTTCCACCCTTTAAATGTCGGTTATTTACATAGCGGGATTAGTCAAGGTTTTATCCCCTGCACTGCCCTTGGTTGTCTTGCAGTTATAAAAAAATATGAACCGAATTTAGGCGGTAAAAACGCTGTAATTATTGGACGCTCAAATATAGTAGGTAAACCTTTAAGCGCCTTATTATTGCAAGAAAATTGCAGCGTTACTATTTGTCATTCTAAAACACAAAATTTAAGTTCTATTACATCTAAAGCAGATATTGTTGTTGCTGCAATAGGTTCGCCTTTAAAATTAACTCTAGAATACTTTAACTCTGAAGCAATAGTAATTGACGTAGGTATTACTAGAATCGTAAATAATAAAATAGTTGGTGATGTTGATTTTGAAAATGTTAAATCTAAAGTAAAATATATTACTCCTGTCCCAGGCGGTATAGGACCGATGACTATTGCGTTTTTACTTAAAAACACAGTAAAGGCGTTTAAAGATTCTTTATATACTACGATAAACGAAAAGTAG
- a CDS encoding NAD(P)/FAD-dependent oxidoreductase produces the protein MHNTDVIIIGAGPVGLFATFQAGMLGMKCHVIDAQEAIGGQCITLYPEKPIYDIPAYPKIEAEGLIKQLEIQAAPFKPIYHLNQQAIELNKQDDFFEIKTSRDTIVRGKVIVIAAGAGSFGPNKPPLANIEDFEGKSVFYFINDKSKFAGKNIVIAGGGDSAVDWAISLSEIANKIYLVHRRDKFTAAPESVRQLRSIAETGKIELVIGYQLNDLNDNNGELQAVIVKDLQNNTKKLEANILLPFFGLKQDLGSLVNWDLNVKLHHIEVDPFYYQTNIEGIYAIGDIAHYAGKLKLILTGFAEAASSLHHAYSKVFDGKALHFEYSTTKYTR, from the coding sequence ATGCATAATACCGATGTTATAATAATAGGGGCAGGTCCTGTAGGATTATTTGCTACTTTTCAAGCAGGAATGCTTGGGATGAAATGTCATGTTATTGACGCTCAAGAAGCCATCGGCGGTCAATGTATTACTCTATATCCTGAAAAGCCTATTTACGATATACCAGCATATCCTAAAATTGAGGCAGAAGGGCTAATAAAACAGTTAGAGATTCAAGCGGCTCCTTTTAAGCCTATATATCACCTAAATCAGCAAGCTATAGAACTAAATAAGCAAGATGATTTTTTTGAGATTAAAACCTCAAGAGATACTATTGTTAGAGGCAAAGTTATTGTCATTGCAGCAGGAGCAGGTTCATTTGGTCCGAATAAGCCCCCCCTTGCAAATATCGAGGATTTTGAAGGCAAATCGGTTTTTTATTTCATTAATGATAAAAGCAAATTTGCAGGTAAAAATATAGTTATAGCAGGCGGTGGTGATTCCGCCGTCGACTGGGCTATTTCTCTTTCAGAAATTGCAAATAAAATATATTTAGTACATAGGCGGGATAAATTTACGGCAGCTCCTGAAAGCGTAAGGCAGTTAAGAAGCATTGCAGAAACCGGTAAAATAGAGTTAGTAATAGGTTATCAGTTAAATGATTTAAACGACAATAATGGCGAACTTCAAGCGGTTATAGTTAAAGACCTACAAAATAATACTAAGAAATTAGAAGCTAATATATTACTACCGTTTTTTGGTTTGAAACAAGATTTAGGTAGCTTAGTAAATTGGGATTTAAATGTTAAGCTTCACCATATTGAGGTAGACCCTTTCTATTATCAAACTAATATAGAAGGGATCTATGCCATTGGCGATATTGCTCATTATGCCGGTAAGCTTAAGCTGATTCTTACGGGTTTTGCTGAGGCAGCAAGCAGTCTTCATCACGCTTATAGCAAAGTATTTGACGGCAAAGCTCTACATTTTGAGTACTCCACTACTAAGTATACTCGATGA
- a CDS encoding transposase gives MPDIEPKIYPAEFKESAIRLAIESKQPFAQAARELGITKYSLYNWVNKHSKLKEVMRYEEHLYDELRRLKKN, from the coding sequence ATGCCGGATATAGAGCCAAAGATATATCCAGCTGAATTTAAAGAATCAGCGATTAGATTAGCTATTGAGTCTAAGCAACCTTTTGCTCAAGCAGCTAGAGAACTAGGAATTACGAAGTATAGTCTATATAATTGGGTTAATAAACATTCAAAACTCAAGGAAGTAATGAGATATGAAGAACATCTGTATGATGAATTAAGGAGATTGAAGAAGAACTAG
- the ubiH gene encoding 2-octaprenyl-6-methoxyphenyl hydroxylase, translating into MNQIETKKINLAILGCGLSGMLTALSFAQKGIETTIFESKSIKNPKFFKDIRTTALTPYSKNFLSSIDIWKDLEEFVAEMRDVYVVDNKASEILDLRNDDDTVLGYVVKNSDFKKILLSKVTNNSLITLIDNNQYQEVISHNDYSIIKFDDGQIKCNLLIICDGANSKVRSHYFANEIEKPYQTALTFNIKHEKPHGNCAMEHFLPLGPLALLPLNDQNSSSVIWSTSASQASLILDLPIEEVRFLTQRNAGNSLGKITIDSEMSGFPLKARMANRYFHNKMVLIADTAHTVHPLAGQGLNQGIKDIETLSMIVSNNGTLQEYQKLRQEDNFIMYKLTDELNNIFSHYSKNLRCIRQIGFKAINNLKTIKNLITGYAMGKR; encoded by the coding sequence ATGAATCAGATAGAAACAAAAAAGATTAATTTAGCAATTTTAGGCTGCGGTCTTAGCGGTATGCTAACTGCGCTTTCTTTTGCACAAAAGGGTATAGAAACTACTATATTCGAGAGTAAATCGATAAAAAACCCGAAATTCTTTAAAGATATAAGAACGACTGCTTTAACGCCGTATTCTAAAAACTTCTTATCCTCTATCGATATATGGAAAGATTTGGAAGAGTTTGTTGCAGAAATGCGAGATGTATATGTAGTAGATAATAAGGCGTCAGAGATATTAGATTTACGAAACGACGATGACACTGTACTTGGATATGTGGTTAAGAATAGCGATTTTAAAAAAATATTATTGTCGAAAGTAACTAATAATTCGTTGATAACATTAATTGATAATAATCAATATCAAGAAGTTATAAGTCATAATGACTACTCAATTATAAAATTTGATGATGGACAAATTAAATGTAATTTATTAATTATATGTGACGGAGCAAATTCAAAAGTGAGGTCTCATTATTTTGCTAATGAAATAGAAAAACCTTATCAAACCGCTCTTACATTTAATATTAAGCATGAAAAGCCGCATGGAAATTGTGCTATGGAGCATTTCCTGCCACTTGGTCCTCTTGCTTTATTGCCTTTGAATGATCAAAATAGCTCTTCCGTAATATGGTCAACTTCCGCTAGCCAAGCATCCTTAATTCTAGACTTGCCTATAGAAGAAGTCAGATTTTTAACTCAAAGAAATGCCGGTAATTCATTAGGTAAAATTACTATTGATAGCGAGATGAGTGGCTTCCCGTTAAAAGCTCGTATGGCAAATAGATATTTTCATAATAAAATGGTGCTTATTGCCGATACTGCTCACACAGTACATCCACTGGCGGGGCAGGGGCTTAATCAGGGCATAAAGGATATAGAGACTTTGAGTATGATTGTTAGTAATAATGGTACATTACAAGAATATCAAAAATTAAGGCAGGAGGATAATTTTATTATGTATAAGCTGACTGATGAGTTAAATAATATTTTTTCACACTATTCAAAAAATTTAAGATGTATAAGGCAAATAGGGTTTAAAGCAATAAATAATCTTAAGACTATTAAAAACTTGATTACTGGCTATGCGATGGGGAAGAGGTGA
- a CDS encoding IS1 family transposase, protein MNHSINTIEVIIAPEIDEQWPYVQNKSKQRWL, encoded by the coding sequence ATAAATCATTCTATCAATACGATAGAAGTAATTATTGCTCCTGAAATAGATGAACAATGGCCTTATGTACAGAATAAATCCAAACAAAGATGGCTTTGA
- a CDS encoding type II toxin-antitoxin system Phd/YefM family antitoxin produces MAIRIAISQFKSHCLEIIEKLQTGKESIIITKRDREVAQILPINTKKTSIFGMLRNKAEIKTDILEPIEEKWNAEY; encoded by the coding sequence ATGGCTATTAGAATAGCAATAAGTCAATTTAAGTCTCATTGTCTTGAGATAATAGAGAAATTACAAACAGGTAAAGAATCTATCATAATTACCAAAAGAGATAGAGAAGTAGCACAAATATTACCTATAAATACTAAAAAGACCTCAATATTCGGCATGCTAAGAAATAAGGCTGAGATAAAAACTGATATATTAGAACCAATAGAAGAAAAATGGAATGCAGAATATTAA
- a CDS encoding monovalent cation/H+ antiporter complex subunit F: MLNTFLIIISLFICLTTYLFIKKTDIFTNLLILNSFTAIVSLFICCLGLYLGNSSYLDIAIIYFLLSFIATNGYLKYFIHESDRNKKD, translated from the coding sequence ATGCTTAATACCTTTTTAATTATTATTTCATTATTTATTTGCTTAACAACTTACCTATTTATCAAAAAAACAGATATTTTTACAAATTTATTAATTCTAAACAGTTTTACGGCTATTGTTAGCTTGTTTATTTGTTGCTTAGGATTGTATTTAGGTAATAGTTCATATTTGGATATAGCAATTATTTACTTCCTTTTAAGCTTCATAGCCACAAACGGTTATTTAAAATATTTTATACATGAATCAGATAGAAACAAAAAAGATTAA
- a CDS encoding sugar phosphate nucleotidyltransferase: MTYSSKNYQIVILAAGKGTRMESDLPKVMHKVGGVPMLETVLKNSLNVTNDVVIVYSEGLKKHLTPYENMCRFVLQKEPKGTAHATHAAIDLIDPNKIVAVLYGDHPLITPSIINNLIYYLNSTNSALITLAFETENPAQYGRIITDEAGNFLKIVEFKNATQKEKEVKLCNSGIMAFAPGILHKYLSICMNAERINQEIYLTSMVKICKDREEKVAYSLSDYNLLIGVNTQIELLEANNIFDKMD, from the coding sequence GTGACTTATAGCTCAAAAAATTATCAAATAGTTATTTTAGCAGCCGGCAAGGGTACTAGAATGGAATCCGATTTACCCAAAGTAATGCATAAAGTTGGCGGAGTTCCAATGCTTGAAACGGTATTAAAGAATTCGCTTAACGTCACAAATGATGTAGTTATAGTTTATTCAGAGGGACTTAAAAAACACTTAACACCTTATGAGAATATGTGTCGTTTTGTACTGCAAAAAGAACCTAAAGGTACAGCTCATGCTACTCATGCAGCAATAGATTTAATTGATCCTAACAAAATAGTAGCGGTTTTATATGGTGACCATCCACTTATTACACCAAGTATTATTAATAATTTAATATATTATTTAAATTCTACAAATTCTGCTTTAATTACATTAGCTTTTGAAACAGAGAATCCTGCTCAGTACGGAAGAATAATAACAGATGAGGCTGGTAATTTTTTAAAGATAGTAGAATTTAAAAATGCTACTCAAAAAGAAAAAGAAGTTAAGCTATGTAATTCTGGTATAATGGCTTTTGCTCCAGGAATATTACATAAATATCTATCTATATGTATGAACGCAGAGCGTATTAACCAGGAAATTTACTTAACCTCAATGGTAAAAATATGTAAAGATCGGGAAGAAAAAGTCGCATATTCCCTCTCTGATTATAACCTACTTATTGGCGTTAATACACAAATAGAACTATTAGAGGCAAATAATATATTTGATAAAATGGATTAA
- a CDS encoding IS1 family transposase produces the protein MVSKKYTQRIERGNLNLRTRCKRLTRKTICFSKSLDIHDKVIGTLIERIAF, from the coding sequence ATTGTTAGTAAAAAATATACTCAACGGATAGAACGGGGTAACTTAAATCTTAGAACAAGATGCAAAAGACTGACACGTAAAACAATTTGTTTTTCCAAGTCATTGGATATTCATGATAAAGTCATCGGAACTCTTATTGAACGTATAGCCTTTTAA
- a CDS encoding GNAT family N-acetyltransferase: MLGNYIRYLIIDKTTGNIIGRCAFPPFQAGWSIPQFGISYFIRKCQRSKGYATTATHIMVLLAFRILNARKVEIHCNIENLASIKIPLKLGFKLEYTQKGGWLRLDNTLAELKTFTIFSENDLPQLEVEFFL, from the coding sequence ATATTAGGTAATTACATTCGTTATCTTATTATTGATAAAACAACCGGTAATATCATTGGAAGATGTGCTTTCCCGCCTTTTCAAGCTGGTTGGTCAATACCGCAATTCGGTATTTCGTATTTTATCCGAAAGTGTCAAAGATCTAAAGGTTACGCTACTACTGCAACTCATATAATGGTTTTACTGGCTTTTAGAATTTTGAATGCTAGAAAAGTTGAAATTCATTGCAATATAGAGAATTTAGCAAGCATTAAAATTCCTTTAAAGCTCGGTTTTAAGCTAGAATATACTCAAAAAGGCGGATGGCTAAGGCTAGATAATACATTAGCTGAATTAAAGACTTTCACTATATTTTCTGAGAATGATCTCCCGCAGTTAGAAGTTGAATTCTTTTTATAA
- a CDS encoding type II toxin-antitoxin system VapC family toxin, translating to MQNINNALVLDTHVLLWSLLQPEELSEKTKHIINLAQENLQLFLSSISLSEIAMLNFKKRINIYEPIKDFLNSITGINGLSIKDISPEVAAESVSLMDDFHGDPADRIIVATAKCLGATLLTRDQKILNWAKLGYIKSISI from the coding sequence ATGCAGAATATTAATAATGCTTTAGTACTAGATACCCATGTTTTATTGTGGTCATTATTACAACCTGAAGAATTATCAGAAAAAACAAAGCATATAATCAATTTAGCTCAAGAAAATTTGCAATTATTCCTAAGTTCTATCTCATTATCGGAAATAGCTATGCTTAACTTTAAAAAGCGTATTAATATTTACGAACCTATAAAAGATTTTCTAAATTCTATAACAGGTATCAACGGATTATCTATTAAAGATATTTCTCCGGAAGTGGCTGCCGAAAGCGTTTCTCTTATGGATGATTTTCACGGTGACCCTGCTGATAGAATTATTGTAGCAACAGCAAAATGTCTTGGAGCCACCCTACTTACTAGAGATCAAAAAATTCTTAATTGGGCTAAGTTAGGATATATTAAATCAATATCTATTTAA